CGCGcctgagagaaaaagaatgaaggaTGGGggcgggccgggccaaggccggatccggcccgaccgGACCCCTaaagtttttttgtttaataataattatatttttttattttttttagcgACTAATTCCTACTTTTCTACACGActaaatcctaaataaaatcgTAAAATTTGCAAATGTTAACGACTCAATTGAAAATCTTATTTCTTTGCCCGATCTCTTCCTCGGTCATAGAAATTGGGAAGAGGTCCTCTTAATTCGATTCCCGATTCCTTGGTGGGACTGGACCACGAATCAATTACCCCTAGTCTTGCACCCTTTGATTTTTGGAGTTCTATATGGGGATGagatttattttcactttttttttttttggtgttttgcTAAATTACATAATTGTCTTCGGTTGATTTATCGAATTAACCTTCAATTTCAATGAAGACATGCCTATTTTAAACATATATCTTGTTAGACAATTATGGTTCATGAATTGCTAATTTCTTATCATTGTTAAAGGCCTTATTGTGCTTCATATTGAAAATGGTTATGACTTAATTGAACAACtgaaatatttaggattttttttagtgttttctaGCCtagtttaagatttaattgaacaaatgaaaagatttagaattcaaatttaTTCCATACATAAGACTGAGAACTCGTTGCACAATTTTGTTAGAGGAAATGCGACAAATTGTTGCAAGTTCTATTATATTCTCGATTGTGGGATTCATATCATGAACGCCTCATTCCATAGAGGCTTTTTTCACCGGCGTAGTGGTGGATCATTGGAGGTCTTACAAAACTTTGAACAATGCATACTTCATGCCTTaaaatcactttcttttttctatgtcTTTGGGGgaattttatcataatattaTCCTTTGCTCATCTAGCAATTGATAACGAGTCATTTTGGTTTGATCATAGACAATACTTTATCATATGATTTGTGGATATTTAAGCTCTTCAGTTCGACGGtttacattttgtttttttagcaaAAGTCAAATTTCTTCATAAATAGCCCCGAAACACTttcttgatttcaatttttactAAGGGCAACCCGCCTTCCATCACAATAGATTTATTATctatgaattttctttatttggacGTGCATAATCTACTTTATGAATTATTATTCGATTACTATTtagaattgattgagatatcTCATTATACGACCTTTATTTGGTAAGGAAAttaaagaagttaaaaaaaactaattaattctcgctaaaaaattaaaaatttccctTGCTTTTCATTCAAATTCTCGTTCCCCACATTCAAATTCGATGCAATAATTGGGAAAATTCTAGAATCCTGGCGAGATGGAGGACGAaagaatttgaacttttttcCGGTTTATTTTGCTGCCAAGTGTCctccctatctctctctctctacccctgGGATTTTAAAACAGGTGACTGCACAGATCGGACGGTCGACAGATTCTAGAACGCCTGCTCGCCGTCGGGAAAATAATCGAATCTGACGGACGAGGCGGCAGCGTCAGCTTAAAGCTACGTTCGACAAAAGCCCAAAATCGCGTCTTCCTTCTCGTTCATTCCTCCTCTCCCGTCGCTTTCCCTCCTCTTAAACCCCCTCTCTTCCTCATCAAAGCACGCAGCTGTCTCTCCCCCTCCCTACGCTTCGCTCCTCCGAGAAcgcattcctctctctctctctctccccctcgcgACCCTCTTCGCCGTCGTCGATGGTGAGTCCGTTTGCTCGATTTTCTTTCCCTTCGATCGAGTCGTTCTCTGGGCGTTCGTCGTCATGGGTggctcgtttttttttttctttgctttttggtTGCGGGGTGTTCTTGAATCTGGGTTTTGTTTGCCGTTCTTCTCGGGTTCTTGGGTCGTGGTCGGATTTTCTTTTGGCGGGGTGGTGCTGGAGCCGAGCGATCTGGTTACGTGATCGCCGagtttggatttgtttttgatCTCATTTGGTTTGTTGTTTTAATTGCTGTTGTTTCCCTTGCGTGTCCCTTTCAGGCTTTGCCGAATCAGCAGACCGTCGATTACCCGAACTTCAAGCTCGTCATTGTTGGCGATGGAGGCACAGGTGATTTGTCGCTGgcgtgctctgttttttttGCTGGTTTCTTGATTCAGTCGTTCGTTGCTCCGTTTGCGTAGGAGGGTGCGTATGCGTTAGGGTTTGCTCTAGTTATATTACTGGTCGGGATCGGGAAAATGTAGCATGGCCATGGCTGTATCCTTAATGATAGAGGATTTACCATTTGAAGTGGTGGACAGTATGTTTTTGCACGATTCCTGGGGATCGGTCTGAAATCGAAGGGTGTCGGACGAAAAGTGGTTTTGCGATCTTCTTCATTTGTCATGATGTAGAAGCCACGGGGTGTATCTTTTCTTTCTAGCTTCGAGCAATGGATAGCAGGCTGAGCGTAGTCTGTAACTTTGTGCAGGTAAAACGACTTTTGTGAAAAGACATCTTACTGGGGAGTTCGAAAGAAATATGAGCGTAAGTGATGTGGAAATgccttttatttcttcttcttcttcttttttttttgtcattagattattattttgtttagtCTGTACTGATCTTCTGGTATTTGTCCTTGTGCATAACAGCGACCATTGGTGTCGAAGTCCATCCTTTGGATTTCTTCACAAACTGTGGGAAGATCCGGTTTTACTGCTGGACACTGCAGGGCAGGAGAAGTTTGGTGGTCTAAGAGATGGATATTAGTGAGTAAAGAGAGCTCCCTCTTAGAAGTTCCTTGCTTTTAAATtagtggaaggattttcagatTGCATTATATGTTCTTGTGAATTGAGTGATACTAAGGATAACTATTATTACTTAATAGTGGTTCTGTCAATTGTTATTTTTAACCTTGTGGATGAAGGAGCAAGTAGTTTTGCAAAAGAATTTCGACAGTATGGTGTTGTATATCTGTTTTGTGGTCATCCTTATTTGTGATATTCTTAAAAGttggtaaaatttatatttcagtAGTATATCTTTTAATCTtattttggagaaaaaggaggagggcTTTAAGTGTTATTGGACTGTGTGTTGCTGGCGGTGATAGTTCTGAATGTGGTGATTTCCGTTATTCACTTTTTAACCTTGCTTGTGGGAGGGGGAATCCCTCTTCCTCCTGTGTCTTCGTGTgttgaaatttcaaacttttattcGCTGTTCTGCAGCATTCATGGCCAGTGTGCAATAATCATGTTTGATGTCACTGCTCGATTGACGTACAAGAATGTCCCAACATGGCATCGCGATCTCTGCAGGTAGAGTAAAAACGCTGGCGACCTACTTATTTATTTTCGTACTGCAGTTTTTGATGGCACTACATCTTTGCTAATTTCCCATATTTATACAGGGTCTGTGAGAACATACCTATTGTCCTCTGTGGGAACAAGGTAGATGTGAAGAATCGGCAAGTTAAAGCAAAGCAGGTTACATTCCATCGGAAGAAGAATTTGCAGTACTATGAAATTTCTGCAAAGAGCAACTACAACTTTGAGAAACCCTTCCTCTACCTCGCTAGAAAACTTGCTGGGTACTTGAGCAAAGCGTGCAAATCCTGTTTGCAGAAGTTGTCATGGTCTAGTAGCTAATCATTTGTTTTGCAATCGCAGGGATCCGAACCTCCACTTTGTTGAGTCTCCTGCCCTTGCTCCTCCAGAAGTGCATATTGACGTGGCTGCACAGCAACAGTAAGAATCTTGGCCTCTATTATCTGCTTTATTTTACATAAATTTCTACTATAGTAAGGCAAATGGGCATACATCCTggccttcctcttcctctctcttctagaTGCCCTTAATTGCTTATATAAATCGTAATCATGCTTAAGAATGTTACAGTGTGTATAAGGCAGAAATTGTAGGCTGTGGATTGCCTCTCTGATCTTAGCTGCTCTTCTCTTGTTGGGTTACGTTAATATTAATATTCTGTAGCTAGTTTCATAGTTCATAAATCTCTTCTCAACTTTCCATTGACCAATGTTGATTTTTATTCTCTCAACAGGCATGAGGCAGAACTTGCTCAAGCAGCTATTCAGCCACTTCCTGATGATGATGACGGCAGCCTTTGAGTAGAGGGTTGATGAACTGATGGGCGTTTCAAGCTTTTGGTAGTGCATTTTATGCTGTCTTGAATTGATTGGATGAGCAGCAGAACAGCGATATCTCAGGATCATGGAATTCTGGTAGCTGGATATACTCCTTTCTATTTCACTTGATCCCTTTCTGTTTCCTTCTGTTCTTTTCCTCCTGTTGCTGCTTTTCAAGTACGGTCTTGTTAATGAGTGTCCTATAATACCAGTAGGAAGTCCTCTGCTTATGGGCTATTATAGCATGGGTGTTTGGAGATACTTCTTCATTGAAATCTTAAATAGcattatatttttctccttcTAGTACTATTCAGGTTTCATTGTCTGACATTGTGGCTATGATGAAGTGATGCACGTATGCCTTTCAGATGCACGTGCCTGAGTGATCTATGTCAAATCAGCCTATTTGTTGGCTTGGTGTTTTCCAAGAACTCCGATTTTCTACCCAAATATGAGTGACTAGTAGCATAGCAGGGAACCAGGGTAAAACAGATTTGATGGTGAAGCTTGTGCGTGGGGACTAAGAAAACATTCAGTTTATCTGCAGCTCTAGCATTATAAAGACGCATTTATCATGAGATCTCTCAACTACATGATGTCAATCCACATTTTAGACAAACTTATGTTTCTCCAGTTGAGTTGCTTTTGGTCGCGAGACTTCACATAAAACAAGCAGGGAAACTTTTACTTGTGAGAGGCTTTTCAATTGACTGGATTTCTTGTCTTAGTTGAAATCctcagatccaaaaggcgtctCTGTATTGAAGAACTTGTTATCTCAGGTTCAAATCTTGCGTGCTATTAGGTTAAGCTATGTAACTGAATTTTGACATGATAAGATGTTTATGAATGGATTGGCGTGGTGGATTCACCTTTGGGGTGCACAAGATGGTCCAAAATGGTTAAGTCTATATTGTCAAATATCAGTCATATCCAGTTGCGACTTATAGTTGTCTGAAGTGGACTCGTTTATAATGATCCATAGACCCAAGTTTGATTCATGCCTCGTTCAGAACTCATATTTCATGTTGGCTTTTCATACTGAAAAAGGATCACTCTGTAAACCAGAACTCCTCGGCAAGGGTTGCAGTTGATCCTGCCGCTAGAACTTCTATAGCCCACGCCTAGTGGTGTTAGCATTAACCATCAATCTAAATCCTAGAGTAGAGATCCAAGCCTTTGCTTCGTCTCTTTCGGGCAGTCGAAAAGCTGATCTGTAGCTTCATCATTCTCTAGCAAAGGGTACATTATGAAATTGCAACTAAAAAGGGTATTTCTTCAAAATATGACTACCCACGTCTACATTCCAGGTTCTGCTTTGCCAAAAGGAGGTCATGTACCTAAATAGTGTATACAAGGTCAAGTCTTGGCCAATGAATGTGAGCTCCAGTTCCCTGCATATGAAAGCTTAGTCATCAGAAGCAAGATGTCTCGGCAATATTAAGCATTATAGTTCATAGTGATTGATACTGCTCTGACTTTAATGGGCATAAACATTGAGCTCATGCCAGGTTACAGTTGGAGAAGCAGTAAAATATTGCTCATTACTGATTCATATATAGTATTATCATGGAGAGAACATTGTTCCACTTTATTGTTCTTGTCATAAGGCTGAGCAGAAAAAATATCAAGCATGGCAGCAGTAGTGTAATGATCTTATGTTCTGAACGAAACatcctttttttaaattagatgaATGCCATatcaagaagacaaaagtaTATCCACAAAGAGATAAATAAAGGAACCTAGTTCACCAAATAAATCAAATTGAGTGACTCGAATTTGTAAGTTGCTCTGGTCCCCCCTGCCCCTTATTATCATATTGTTTATACCTCCTCGTCTCTCCTAATTATGCCCCTTAATATCATCCTGTTTATACCTCCTTGTCTCACCTAATTGTGAATTCCATGTGAGGATCACATCAGATATGAGAGAATGTAAATATACATCAAGGGTACTTGAATATTGCTAAAGTACAATTGTACAACAGACTTATTCTATTTGCTTATGATACATAAATCCTTGGTGGTGTTAGACTGCCTTATTTGTTTTTGCTTCACTTCCTAAAACTTCTTGTTGCAGGAAAGCTAGATAAGGTACGTGGTGTAATCGAAATCATGTCCTGAGCAGTCCCCAATTAGTTTGAATCGTGGGTTGGCATGTAAGACATTGGACTGTGCATGCTGCGGCCCAAATTTCGACCAAGTCTTCATTTGAGCCAGACCTGGTCTGCAACCCTAATTATGCAGTGGTCTTCCTGTTTCTTCAAATACTTCCAAACATTGGCAGAATTTAAGGATCTTGACATAACAAAAGGTGTTTACGACCGTCACCTGAAAATTCTTGTTGGCTAAAACGCCTGGTCACCCTGCAAAAGGTTCAATCATTGAAGATTTTGAAGAAACCTCCACCTGGTACTTGCAAGGTAATGACAAGAAATAAAATGGGTTTGCACATAATGCGCATATGGTCTTGTCCTTAACCGGAGCAGCAAAAAGATGTTCACTTTACACAAGTCTCAACCATAACTCTTACATGAACTGACTCTACTACAGCCAAAGGGATTGGCGACCACCCCGATCCGGCCTTATCGCCAACACATGTGAAAACCACATGACTCCTGTGTACACCAGCCTCCCTGAGTACACACACACCCATGCCCATGTCCCCGGTCGGGCCATACTCATGCTCCGTGTCAGCCAACGGCCCAGGCCCCGGAGCTCTGACCGGGGTCCCTCCGGCGCCCTGTGGAGTCGTCGCTGCTGGTGTCGGTTTGCCTACTCTCGGTTCCCCAGGCCACACCGGAATGAGAGTTCATTTCCCACTAATAAATCACGTCCACATCAATCCAACTCAGAGGTGGGGGCACGAGAGCTATGGCCTCTTagcccctccccctctctccctgtCTCTCTCCTTTGTGTATGCCCACAACATGTCCATGAAATGTGGGGTTGGGCTCAATAAGGACAGTGCCCAAATTTTCAGGGGCTCATCAGGCCCCATCCATCGGGGCAGTGGCAAGGAGTATTTCAATGCAAAAAAGAGGGACAGTAATTTCGTTGTCGGTGGGTGGTCGGATTAGGGTTTGAGAATGACCGGTGTACATTCGACAATTTAATtcagaagaaaacaaaacaagaagcataggaaaatagagaaattgaattgGGCCTCTTCTTGCttaattaatttcttctttcacCAATCGTCTTCTATTTGCTATTATCCAGAATGGGGTCTCTCTTTGCAACATGGCCCCTTCTGTCCTCCATCTTTTCCGGTTAAACGGCCAGCCATTCCTCGAAAAACAACAAACCTCCCATTAATTTTCTTGGCTTTCgttttgaaaatcatttaacaaaataaaaggaaagcaaCAAAATTTCCTTAGGTTCCCCTCAGAGTGCAAATCTTTTGAATATTAGGTGATGCATTCCGGTCACGAGGTTGTTGAATTTGCATGAGCAATAATAATGGATGTAACATATGTCGTTTGGACACTCACCTTGGCACATCTAAGTAGATAAGATGTgtgaaac
This genomic stretch from Eucalyptus grandis isolate ANBG69807.140 chromosome 3, ASM1654582v1, whole genome shotgun sequence harbors:
- the LOC104436643 gene encoding LOW QUALITY PROTEIN: GTP-binding nuclear protein Ran-3 (The sequence of the model RefSeq protein was modified relative to this genomic sequence to represent the inferred CDS: inserted 2 bases in 2 codons), giving the protein MALPNQQTVDYPNFKLVIVGDGGTGKTTFVKRHLTGEFXKKYEPTIGVEVHPLDFFTNCGKIRFYCWXTAGQEKFGGLRDGYYIHGQCAIIMFDVTARLTYKNVPTWHRDLCRVCENIPIVLCGNKVDVKNRQVKAKQVTFHRKKNLQYYEISAKSNYNFEKPFLYLARKLAGDPNLHFVESPALAPPEVHIDVAAQQQHEAELAQAAIQPLPDDDDGSL